The Brachyspira aalborgi genome has a segment encoding these proteins:
- a CDS encoding SDR family NAD(P)-dependent oxidoreductase, whose product MYKENISGRLAFISGASAGIGEAVAKMLASNGVNLILTARRIDRLENLKNSLEKEYKIKVKTIKIDFSKSEDIVKALNSLEDEWKNIDILINNAGLALNKDVYSNNLLEDALQMIRVNCEGLIAATRVLLPSILKSKCGHIINIASTAADEAYSGGAIYCATKSFVEMFGDAIRIELIDKPVKVTTIKPGLVDTEFSTVRFKGDKEKADNVYKGLNPLYAEDIADNIEYVITRKSHVQISSMTIMAESQGTATIAYRKNI is encoded by the coding sequence ATGTATAAAGAAAATATTAGCGGAAGACTCGCCTTTATTTCTGGAGCAAGCGCTGGAATAGGAGAAGCTGTGGCTAAAATGCTTGCTTCAAACGGAGTTAATCTTATTTTAACGGCAAGAAGAATTGATAGATTAGAAAATCTTAAAAATAGTTTGGAAAAAGAATATAAAATAAAAGTAAAAACTATAAAAATAGATTTTTCTAAAAGCGAAGATATAGTTAAAGCTTTAAATTCTTTAGAAGACGAATGGAAAAATATTGACATTCTTATAAATAACGCTGGACTTGCATTAAATAAAGATGTTTATTCTAATAATTTGCTTGAAGACGCTTTGCAAATGATAAGGGTAAATTGCGAAGGCTTGATAGCGGCTACAAGAGTTTTGCTTCCGTCTATATTAAAAAGCAAATGCGGACATATAATTAATATTGCTTCAACGGCGGCGGATGAGGCATATTCTGGCGGAGCTATTTATTGCGCTACAAAATCTTTCGTTGAAATGTTTGGGGACGCTATAAGAATAGAATTGATTGATAAGCCCGTAAAAGTTACTACTATAAAACCAGGTTTAGTCGATACTGAATTTTCTACGGTTAGATTTAAAGGCGATAAAGAAAAAGCTGATAATGTATATAAAGGATTAAATCCTCTATATGCGGAAGATATAGCCGATAATATAGAATATGTTATAACGAGAAAAAGTCATGTTCAAATATCGAGTATGACTATTATGGCTGAAAGTCAAGGAACCGCGACAATAGCGTATAGAAAAAATATTTAA
- a CDS encoding DegT/DnrJ/EryC1/StrS family aminotransferase gives MKYMNLYRGYEKRKEAIDKRIFSIIERSQFIFGEELEELESELAKYTGAKYSVGVSSGHVGLVLSLLALGFDAGENHSNKEVIVPAMTFFSTAEAPSFLGMKVVVCDIDEYFNIDVKKLESLINKNTAAIIPVNLFGQCANYDIILDIAKKNNIFVIEDACQSFGASYKNIKSCSGKLGDISVTSFFPAKPLGCFGDGGMVFTNNEEYYKNLKQLRHHGDEGGMIHVKLGTTGRLDNLQAGILLEKFKCFEEDMNHRREAAKYYNEKLKDIVKVPEVAEYTKSVHAQYVIQVKENRDEIRKKLSELEIPTALYYPHPIHLAPVLIEKLGYKEGDMPKSEYASKHNIALPIDNDILKEEQDMVIDALKKVLK, from the coding sequence ATGAAATATATGAATTTATACAGAGGCTACGAAAAAAGAAAAGAAGCGATTGATAAAAGGATTTTCTCTATTATAGAAAGAAGTCAATTTATTTTTGGCGAAGAATTGGAAGAGTTGGAAAGCGAACTTGCAAAATACACAGGCGCAAAATATTCGGTTGGAGTTTCTTCGGGGCATGTCGGACTCGTTCTTTCGCTTTTGGCTTTGGGTTTTGACGCGGGAGAAAATCATTCTAATAAAGAAGTTATAGTTCCCGCAATGACATTTTTTTCGACTGCGGAAGCTCCGTCTTTTTTAGGAATGAAAGTAGTCGTTTGCGATATAGACGAATATTTTAATATCGATGTAAAAAAATTAGAATCTTTAATAAATAAAAATACGGCGGCTATTATTCCCGTTAATTTATTCGGGCAATGCGCAAATTACGATATTATATTAGATATTGCAAAAAAAAATAATATTTTCGTTATAGAAGACGCTTGTCAATCTTTTGGAGCAAGTTATAAAAATATAAAATCTTGTTCGGGCAAATTAGGAGATATTTCAGTCACTTCATTTTTTCCCGCTAAACCTTTAGGTTGTTTTGGAGATGGCGGAATGGTTTTTACAAATAATGAAGAATATTATAAAAACCTTAAACAACTTCGACATCATGGAGATGAAGGCGGAATGATTCATGTTAAATTAGGAACTACGGGAAGATTAGATAATTTGCAAGCTGGAATACTTTTAGAAAAATTCAAATGCTTTGAAGAAGATATGAATCATAGAAGAGAAGCTGCAAAATATTATAATGAAAAATTAAAAGATATTGTTAAAGTCCCTGAAGTCGCAGAATATACAAAATCTGTTCATGCTCAATATGTTATTCAAGTTAAAGAAAATAGAGATGAAATTAGAAAAAAATTAAGCGAACTTGAAATTCCAACCGCTCTTTATTATCCGCATCCTATTCATTTAGCGCCCGTTTTAATTGAAAAGTTAGGATATAAAGAAGGCGATATGCCAAAATCGGAATATGCATCAAAACATAATATAGCCCTTCCTATAGACAACGATATTCTTAAAGAAGAACAGGATATGGTTATAGACGCTTTGAAAAAAGTATTAAAATAA
- a CDS encoding superoxide dismutase family protein, with amino-acid sequence MTKILKVLLILSFIALISCSQEKTDSTIKDTVDGEKKFNSTTSDIVELNEKGAGEKFGTITVTETADGISIEVKASGLKSKPGQVGFHLHEKNSPEPTTDANGNLVVGGGLGGHWDPDNTQKHAGPDGDGHRGDLDALNINDDGSINQVVISAKIKYGDVKGRSFVIHANPDNYTDEPANGGSGARLYTAIF; translated from the coding sequence ATGACAAAAATTTTAAAAGTCTTATTAATTTTAAGCTTTATAGCTTTAATAAGTTGCTCTCAAGAAAAAACGGATTCTACTATTAAAGATACCGTAGATGGAGAGAAAAAATTTAATTCTACTACTAGTGATATTGTAGAATTAAACGAAAAAGGCGCTGGAGAAAAATTCGGAACTATAACGGTTACGGAAACTGCGGATGGAATATCTATAGAAGTTAAAGCTTCTGGATTAAAATCGAAACCTGGACAAGTAGGTTTTCACTTGCATGAAAAAAATTCTCCCGAACCTACTACGGACGCTAACGGTAATTTAGTAGTAGGCGGAGGATTAGGCGGACATTGGGACCCAGATAACACTCAAAAACATGCAGGTCCAGATGGAGACGGACATAGAGGAGATTTAGACGCTTTAAATATTAATGACGATGGCAGTATAAATCAAGTCGTTATAAGCGCAAAGATAAAATACGGCGATGTAAAAGGAAGGTCTTTCGTTATTCATGCAAATCCTGACAATTATACGGATGAGCCAGCAAACGGAGGAAGCGGAGCGCGTTTATATACAGCTATATTCTAA
- the rimM gene encoding ribosome maturation factor RimM (Essential for efficient processing of 16S rRNA): MIIFYSKITGIHGINGEVETAFKDKSHFASIPILSKNIPIIINDKEYIILKVKKKNKSFVFQLKDIENIDSAKKLIGCDIYIDSKYLPELDNDTFYEAELIGYKIIDENKNIYGEILSIYSLPSNYVFNILLSENNQNNKIVSIPFVKAYFGKTDKINKTIEIIQKPILED; encoded by the coding sequence TTGATTATCTTTTATTCAAAAATCACGGGAATACATGGGATAAATGGAGAGGTTGAAACGGCTTTTAAAGATAAAAGTCATTTTGCCTCCATCCCAATTTTAAGTAAAAATATTCCCATTATAATAAACGATAAAGAATATATAATTCTTAAAGTAAAGAAAAAAAATAAATCTTTCGTCTTTCAATTAAAAGATATCGAAAATATTGATTCGGCAAAAAAATTGATTGGATGCGACATTTATATAGATTCTAAATATTTGCCCGAACTTGATAACGACACTTTTTACGAAGCGGAATTAATAGGCTATAAAATAATAGACGAAAATAAAAATATTTACGGGGAGATTTTAAGTATTTATAGTTTGCCTTCAAATTATGTATTTAATATTTTACTTTCAGAAAATAATCAAAATAATAAAATTGTTTCAATTCCTTTCGTAAAAGCCTACTTTGGAAAAACCGACAAAATAAATAAAACTATTGAAATAATTCAAAAACCAATTTTAGAAGATTAA
- a CDS encoding KH domain-containing protein, with the protein MAEEKELIEYLAKKLVDNPDGVSVKVIEGEKSTILELKVDQSDIGKIIGKRGRIASALRTILFATSMKSGKRMILEIIDN; encoded by the coding sequence ATGGCAGAAGAAAAAGAACTTATAGAGTATTTGGCTAAAAAATTAGTTGATAATCCTGATGGAGTGAGCGTAAAAGTTATTGAAGGAGAAAAAAGCACTATTCTCGAACTAAAAGTAGACCAAAGCGATATAGGTAAAATCATCGGCAAAAGAGGTCGTATAGCGAGCGCATTACGAACGATTCTTTTCGCTACTTCCATGAAAAGTGGAAAAAGAATGATTCTTGAGATTATTGATAATTGA
- the rpsP gene encoding 30S ribosomal protein S16: MVKLRLKRMGRKHEPHYRIVATDSRSPRDGRFIEELGWFNPKAKEVLYKLNIEGIKKWLSNGAQPSYAVKSILIKEGIVERDKKDIIERKGKRPLKNPEKRRKNRKQAKAESSEPVKVEEKSEA, encoded by the coding sequence GTGGTTAAATTAAGATTAAAGCGTATGGGACGCAAGCATGAACCTCATTATCGTATAGTCGCTACGGATTCTCGCTCTCCGCGTGACGGACGCTTTATTGAAGAGTTGGGTTGGTTCAATCCAAAGGCAAAAGAAGTTCTATATAAATTAAATATAGAAGGGATAAAAAAGTGGCTTTCTAACGGAGCGCAACCGAGTTATGCGGTAAAAAGTATTCTTATTAAAGAGGGCATAGTAGAAAGAGATAAAAAGGATATAATAGAAAGGAAAGGGAAAAGACCTTTGAAAAATCCTGAAAAAAGAAGAAAAAATCGCAAACAGGCTAAAGCGGAATCCTCTGAACCCGTTAAAGTAGAGGAAAAAAGCGAAGCTTGA
- a CDS encoding signal recognition particle protein has translation MFENLTKSISGAFSKIRGKKVLSDKDIEESLLTIKEALLSADVSLEAANKFLEEAKSRALGKNKLEGVDPSNQFIADVNDTLISMIGEGESGLKLEPIEKTTITLLFGLQGSGKTTTSAKLAKYYKEKRRVLLVGLDVHRPAAMEQLSVLAKEINISCHIDTKEKKPYKILKKALAIAKKEQYNLILVDTAGRLEIDEEMMLELRRVVNTTNVTEKLLVVDSTAGQSVYDVAKSFQSNIGIDGVILTKFDSGVRGGAALSLKYATGSSVRFVGTGEHLEDIDVFDAKRVAGQILGMGDIVKLVEKAKAAISEKEAEEMLKKVIENNFDYNDFLKQIEATAKMGGISKMSSMIPGMGNIDSDLISREEAKFSKYKAIIQSMTKKERLALFPLNNSRKMRIAKGSGQSLFEVNQLIKQFSMMKNMMGSSKKMDKLAKSLENMGMSIDDLNKLM, from the coding sequence GTGTTTGAAAATTTAACTAAATCTATATCGGGCGCATTTTCTAAAATACGCGGTAAAAAAGTTTTATCGGATAAAGATATTGAAGAAAGTCTTTTAACGATAAAAGAAGCTTTATTATCTGCCGATGTTTCTTTGGAAGCTGCAAATAAATTTTTGGAAGAAGCTAAAAGCAGAGCGCTTGGAAAAAATAAATTGGAAGGAGTCGACCCTTCAAATCAATTCATAGCCGATGTTAACGATACTTTAATCTCTATGATTGGCGAAGGAGAAAGCGGTTTAAAATTAGAGCCTATCGAAAAAACTACAATAACTTTACTTTTCGGTTTGCAAGGTTCGGGTAAAACTACAACATCCGCAAAATTGGCAAAATATTATAAAGAAAAAAGAAGAGTTTTATTAGTCGGTTTGGATGTTCACAGACCTGCCGCAATGGAGCAACTTTCCGTATTGGCTAAAGAGATTAATATTTCTTGCCATATAGACACAAAAGAAAAAAAGCCTTATAAAATATTAAAAAAAGCTTTGGCAATCGCTAAAAAAGAACAGTATAACTTAATTTTAGTCGACACTGCAGGACGACTTGAAATTGACGAAGAGATGATGCTTGAATTAAGAAGAGTCGTAAATACTACAAATGTTACGGAAAAACTTTTAGTAGTAGATTCTACTGCGGGACAGAGCGTTTACGATGTGGCGAAAAGTTTTCAAAGCAATATAGGAATAGACGGAGTTATTTTAACAAAATTCGATTCGGGAGTTAGAGGAGGAGCGGCGCTTTCTTTAAAATATGCAACGGGTTCTTCGGTTAGATTTGTCGGAACGGGCGAGCATTTGGAAGATATAGATGTATTTGACGCTAAAAGAGTAGCAGGACAAATACTTGGAATGGGCGATATTGTAAAACTTGTCGAAAAGGCTAAAGCGGCGATAAGCGAAAAAGAAGCCGAAGAAATGTTAAAAAAAGTTATAGAAAATAATTTTGATTATAACGATTTTCTAAAGCAAATTGAAGCTACAGCTAAAATGGGCGGAATAAGTAAAATGAGTTCTATGATTCCAGGAATGGGAAATATTGACAGCGATTTAATAAGTAGAGAAGAAGCTAAATTTAGTAAATATAAAGCTATTATTCAATCTATGACTAAAAAAGAAAGATTGGCATTATTTCCTTTAAATAATTCGAGGAAAATGAGAATTGCTAAAGGAAGCGGACAGAGTTTATTTGAAGTAAATCAACTTATAAAACAATTTTCTATGATGAAAAATATGATGGGAAGTTCAAAGAAAATGGATAAATTGGCAAAATCATTGGAAAATATGGGAATGTCGATAGATGATTTAAATAAATTAATGTGA
- a CDS encoding Rpn family recombination-promoting nuclease/putative transposase, with amino-acid sequence MKRNREIDKLNDLFVRYLLGKNGNENMLEDMVNAALSDFNFEEVKDLEIIDPYNLSENIDLKESIIDIKAKTKDNQTVIIEIQLCGNIDFVKRIFYYISKNIVNELKEGEDYKKLPRIISINLLNFNLDFGDEGKPHRCFKLIDTKNHDIDLDFIQMHIIEAKRFIEIIEKSTLDELKKNRLLTWMKFFTSNNLELIEKELMEANPIMTKVIEEYKRFTSDDKLMRAYDARDAFLLGQKMMLSREREEGKAEGIKEGKAEGIKEGIEKRNYTIAKSMKKENIDIETIKRITGLTIKEIEKL; translated from the coding sequence ATGAAAAGAAATAGAGAAATTGATAAACTAAATGATTTATTCGTCCGATATTTGCTCGGCAAAAATGGAAATGAAAATATGCTTGAGGATATGGTTAACGCTGCTTTAAGCGATTTCAATTTTGAAGAAGTTAAAGATTTAGAAATAATCGACCCTTATAATTTATCTGAAAACATTGATTTAAAAGAATCAATTATAGACATTAAAGCGAAAACAAAAGATAATCAAACTGTAATTATTGAAATTCAACTTTGCGGGAATATTGATTTTGTCAAAAGAATTTTTTATTATATTTCAAAAAATATTGTTAATGAACTAAAGGAAGGCGAAGATTATAAAAAGCTCCCGAGAATTATTAGCATAAATTTACTTAACTTTAATTTAGATTTTGGAGACGAGGGAAAACCTCACCGCTGCTTTAAATTAATCGACACAAAAAATCATGATATAGATTTAGATTTTATTCAAATGCATATTATAGAAGCGAAGAGGTTTATTGAAATAATTGAAAAATCGACTTTAGATGAATTAAAGAAAAATAGATTATTAACTTGGATGAAATTTTTCACAAGCAATAATTTAGAATTAATCGAAAAAGAATTAATGGAGGCAAACCCGATTATGACAAAAGTAATTGAAGAATACAAAAGATTTACTTCTGACGATAAATTAATGAGAGCTTATGATGCCCGAGACGCATTTTTATTGGGGCAAAAAATGATGTTATCAAGAGAAAGAGAGGAAGGCAAAGCAGAAGGAATTAAAGAAGGCAAAGCGGAAGGAATTAAAGAAGGAATTGAAAAACGAAATTATACTATTGCAAAATCAATGAAAAAAGAAAATATCGATATAGAAACTATTAAACGAATAACAGGCTTAACCATAAAAGAAATTGAAAAATTATAA
- a CDS encoding pseudouridine synthase, translating to MRLNKYIAYLNIASRREADKLIKDGKVKVNGEIIINPAIQVGENDKIICDIENYKNEKIYIKLNKPVGYVVSNNKKEGKPIYKLLDENLKKLYPVGRLDKDSKGLILFTNDGVFSRKIIGEESECEKEYYVKLEGNISDSALKKLEFGISLDGKKLKPAIVKRVSKNSFNIILKEGRNRQIRRMCEKVGFEVILLKRLRISNIYLNDLQEGKFEYLTKDEINSILNN from the coding sequence ATGAGATTAAATAAATATATAGCCTATTTAAATATTGCAAGCAGAAGAGAAGCCGATAAATTAATTAAAGACGGAAAAGTAAAAGTTAACGGAGAGATTATAATTAATCCCGCTATTCAAGTTGGAGAAAACGATAAAATTATTTGCGATATAGAAAATTATAAAAACGAAAAAATATATATAAAATTAAATAAACCAGTCGGTTATGTCGTTTCAAATAACAAAAAAGAAGGAAAACCGATTTATAAATTATTAGACGAAAATTTAAAAAAATTATATCCCGTTGGAAGATTAGATAAAGATAGCAAAGGATTAATACTTTTTACAAATGACGGAGTTTTTAGCAGAAAAATAATCGGAGAAGAAAGCGAATGCGAAAAAGAATATTATGTAAAATTAGAAGGTAATATTTCAGACAGCGCTTTAAAAAAATTAGAATTTGGAATTTCGCTTGACGGGAAAAAATTAAAACCCGCTATAGTTAAAAGAGTTTCAAAAAATTCTTTTAATATAATTCTTAAAGAAGGCAGAAATAGACAAATAAGAAGAATGTGCGAAAAGGTTGGTTTTGAGGTTATTTTATTAAAGAGATTGAGAATTTCAAATATATATTTAAATGATTTGCAAGAAGGAAAATTTGAATATTTAACTAAAGACGAAATAAATTCTATTTTGAATAATTAA
- a CDS encoding bactofilin family protein, producing MARKDIINSVIGDGSSFKGTFIVKGSFQIDGKFEGDLKIDGHLIIGTNGRVKTSTILTESITIAGTLIGNIDAKKEVIVIETGRVLGNIEAPKIDVGEGAIIQGEMTITGGQKKNITKVVEESFTVNKPSENSDIDNGK from the coding sequence ATGGCAAGAAAAGATATTATAAACAGCGTAATTGGAGACGGTTCTTCATTTAAAGGAACTTTTATAGTAAAAGGTTCTTTTCAAATAGACGGAAAATTTGAAGGCGACTTAAAAATAGACGGACATTTAATAATAGGAACAAACGGAAGAGTAAAAACAAGCACAATTCTTACAGAAAGTATAACGATAGCGGGAACTTTAATCGGAAATATTGACGCAAAAAAAGAAGTTATTGTAATAGAAACGGGAAGAGTTTTGGGAAATATAGAAGCGCCTAAAATAGATGTTGGCGAAGGAGCGATTATTCAAGGCGAGATGACAATTACGGGCGGACAAAAAAAGAATATTACTAAAGTTGTCGAAGAATCTTTTACGGTTAATAAGCCTTCTGAAAACTCCGATATAGATAACGGTAAATAA
- the map gene encoding type I methionyl aminopeptidase, protein MSIKIKTQSEINLMRESGHILANVFKEVGKIVQAGISTKELDKFVYNYIRKNNAKPSFKGYGNPPFPASICASINNEVIHGIPSKKRILKDGDIIGLDIGVYYKGYHSDRAFTFKVGNVSEEASKLVDTTMESFFNGIKIIRDGVHLGNVSYAIQKTAEDAGYSLVREFQGHGVGSNLHEEPSVPNRGKQGTGPILKKNMVIAIEPMVNMGHHSILIEEDNWTVITKDGSLSSHYEHTIAITNDGVEILTALEDDEIVNKYMSK, encoded by the coding sequence ATGTCTATAAAAATAAAAACTCAATCCGAAATTAATTTAATGAGAGAGAGCGGACATATTCTTGCAAATGTATTTAAAGAAGTCGGAAAAATCGTGCAGGCTGGAATATCTACTAAAGAATTAGACAAATTCGTTTATAATTATATAAGAAAAAACAACGCTAAACCCTCGTTTAAAGGTTATGGAAATCCGCCTTTTCCCGCTTCAATTTGCGCTTCAATAAATAACGAAGTAATTCATGGAATTCCAAGCAAGAAAAGAATTTTAAAAGACGGCGATATAATCGGTTTAGATATTGGAGTTTATTATAAAGGTTATCATTCCGATAGAGCTTTTACATTTAAAGTTGGAAATGTTTCAGAAGAAGCTTCTAAATTAGTAGACACAACAATGGAATCTTTTTTTAACGGAATTAAAATTATAAGAGACGGAGTTCATTTAGGAAATGTTTCTTATGCTATTCAAAAAACCGCCGAAGATGCGGGCTATTCTCTTGTGCGAGAATTTCAAGGACATGGAGTCGGTTCAAATTTACATGAAGAGCCTTCCGTTCCAAATAGAGGAAAACAAGGAACGGGTCCGATATTAAAAAAGAATATGGTTATAGCAATAGAGCCTATGGTTAATATGGGACATCATTCTATTTTAATTGAAGAAGATAATTGGACTGTGATAACAAAGGACGGTTCTTTATCTTCGCATTACGAACATACGATTGCAATTACAAATGACGGAGTTGAAATTCTAACCGCTTTAGAAGACGATGAGATTGTAAATAAGTATATGAGTAAATAA
- a CDS encoding flagellin, whose amino-acid sequence MIINNNISAINSQRTLKFKNWDLGKDMRELSSGLRINRAGDDASGLAVSEKMRTQIRGLRQAERNTEDGVSFIQTTEGYLQESQDILQRIRELAVQSANGIYTDADRMLIQVEVSQLVDEVNRIASQAQFNTLNMLTGRFANPNEGGNPVASMWFHIGANMDERRRVYIGTMTAAALGIQNPQDGTAISISSVDKANTTIGLVDEALTKVSKQRSNLGAYQNRLELTAKGLMIAHENTIASESRIRDTDMAESSVQLAKDSILQQSNLAMLAQANTMGQGILRLIQ is encoded by the coding sequence ATGATCATCAATAATAATATTAGCGCTATTAATTCACAGCGCACACTAAAATTTAAGAACTGGGATTTGGGAAAAGATATGAGAGAACTATCTTCTGGTCTCAGAATTAACAGAGCTGGAGACGATGCTTCTGGTTTAGCGGTATCCGAAAAAATGCGAACTCAAATTAGAGGTTTGCGTCAAGCGGAAAGAAATACCGAAGACGGAGTTTCTTTTATTCAGACTACCGAAGGTTATCTTCAAGAAAGTCAAGATATTCTTCAAAGAATAAGAGAGTTAGCCGTTCAATCTGCAAACGGAATATATACGGATGCGGACAGAATGCTTATTCAAGTTGAAGTGTCTCAATTGGTTGACGAAGTTAATCGAATAGCTAGTCAAGCTCAATTTAATACTCTCAATATGCTTACGGGAAGATTTGCAAATCCTAACGAAGGCGGAAATCCTGTTGCAAGTATGTGGTTTCATATTGGAGCGAATATGGACGAAAGAAGAAGAGTTTATATTGGCACTATGACGGCTGCAGCTTTGGGAATACAAAATCCTCAAGACGGAACCGCTATATCCATATCTTCCGTTGATAAGGCGAATACTACGATTGGTTTAGTTGACGAAGCTTTAACAAAAGTTTCAAAACAAAGGTCTAATCTTGGCGCTTATCAAAACAGATTGGAATTAACGGCTAAAGGTTTAATGATAGCTCATGAAAACACTATAGCCTCCGAAAGCAGAATAAGAGATACGGATATGGCTGAATCTTCAGTTCAGTTGGCAAAAGACAGCATATTACAGCAGTCTAACTTAGCTATGCTTGCCCAAGCAAATACTATGGGACAAGGCATATTGCGTCTAATTCAATAA
- a CDS encoding HIRAN domain-containing protein: protein MYTKSKNITKHTINIRSQEDSYRRIIINTDYKTKRNYIDFFVADYKDSDGKEIIEHLSENEPIELIQDTSYPYDQFAISVWSSDPIQLGYVPDIISPLISHKLDDKNKKVNAIIKKIKLNAHDECKIEIRVFVDKVKKFS from the coding sequence TTGTATACCAAGAGTAAAAACATTACTAAACATACTATTAATATAAGAAGTCAAGAAGACAGTTATAGAAGAATAATAATTAATACAGATTATAAAACGAAAAGAAATTATATAGATTTTTTTGTGGCGGATTATAAAGATAGCGATGGAAAAGAAATAATAGAACATCTATCGGAAAACGAGCCTATAGAACTTATACAAGATACAAGTTATCCTTACGACCAATTTGCAATATCGGTATGGTCCTCGGACCCTATACAATTAGGTTATGTGCCTGATATTATATCTCCTTTAATTTCTCATAAATTAGACGATAAAAATAAAAAAGTTAACGCTATTATTAAAAAAATAAAATTAAACGCTCATGATGAATGCAAAATAGAGATAAGGGTTTTTGTAGATAAAGTAAAAAAGTTTAGTTGA
- the holA gene encoding DNA polymerase III subunit delta, translated as MNAISIKTELDFKKLKDNYIKEPFKYGIYILTGKERLFKKSFIAAMHSAIFKDEGESEMNYNIFYDKNDAIGYSPLEIADTPPLGSKIRVIVIYKYNNFQDDFLDYCSNPSKSSIVILETENELKEDAIYKYFSKKQNINYLHFINFPLPEEKDFKGLINAYMNKKEKKISSDAIEYLINNINLDYNSLYSELDKICDYNDKEYLNIEDIIDFTYVSKNKNIFDFLDAVFERNRNKCFSLMNRLDQDASSSLTLMMNNFIALYYMKIFPPQTALNDISKITKIPTFILTKKKNALKLFSLSEIVSIISKISYLNTLSVSVPNNIFKARFELMLFNITK; from the coding sequence ATAAACGCGATTTCTATAAAAACAGAATTGGATTTCAAAAAATTAAAAGACAATTATATAAAAGAGCCTTTCAAATACGGAATATATATTTTAACGGGAAAAGAAAGATTATTTAAAAAATCTTTTATAGCCGCTATGCATTCTGCAATTTTCAAAGACGAAGGCGAAAGCGAAATGAATTATAATATATTCTACGATAAAAATGACGCTATAGGTTATTCTCCTTTAGAAATTGCCGACACTCCGCCATTAGGTTCTAAAATTAGAGTTATAGTTATTTATAAATATAATAATTTTCAAGATGATTTTTTAGATTATTGTTCTAATCCTTCAAAGTCTTCTATAGTTATACTTGAAACTGAAAACGAATTAAAAGAAGACGCCATATATAAATATTTTTCAAAAAAGCAGAATATAAATTATTTGCATTTTATTAATTTTCCTTTGCCTGAAGAAAAAGATTTTAAGGGATTAATAAACGCCTATATGAATAAAAAAGAAAAAAAGATTTCAAGCGATGCGATAGAATATTTAATTAATAATATAAATTTAGATTATAATTCTTTATATTCCGAACTTGATAAAATTTGCGATTATAACGATAAAGAATATTTGAATATTGAAGATATTATTGATTTTACTTATGTGTCTAAAAATAAAAATATATTCGACTTTTTGGATGCTGTTTTTGAAAGAAACAGAAATAAATGCTTTAGTTTGATGAATAGATTAGACCAAGACGCTTCAAGCTCTCTAACTCTTATGATGAATAATTTTATCGCTTTATATTATATGAAAATTTTTCCTCCGCAAACGGCGTTAAACGATATAAGCAAAATAACAAAAATTCCAACATTTATTTTGACGAAAAAAAAGAACGCTTTAAAATTATTTTCGCTTTCCGAAATAGTAAGTATAATATCTAAAATATCTTATTTGAATACTTTAAGCGTAAGCGTTCCTAATAATATTTTTAAGGCAAGATTTGAACTTATGCTTTTTAATATTACTAAATAA